The following proteins come from a genomic window of Anopheles ziemanni chromosome 3, idAnoZiCoDA_A2_x.2, whole genome shotgun sequence:
- the LOC131286577 gene encoding innexin shaking-B isoform X1: MLDIFRGLKSLVKISHVNTDSPVFRLHYSITVIILMSFSLIVTTRQYVGNPIDCVHTKDIPEDVLNTYCWIHSTYALKSLFLKKVGSEVPYPGVGNSDGKLFDKKIYKYYQWVCFCLFFQAILFYTPRWLWKSWEGGKIHALMMDLDIGICSEIEKKQKKKLLLDYLWDNLRYHNWWAYRYYVCEFLSLCNVIGQMFLMNKFFDGEFMTFGLDVITHMEADQEDRMDPMIYIFPRMTKCTFYKYGVSGEVERHDAICILPLNVVNEKIYIFLWFWFIILTILTTLTLFYRIIIIFSPRMRVYLLRLRFRLVRRDAIEIIVRRSKMGDWFLLYRLGENLDSIIFRDVMQDLANRLHNNQHHRVPGMKGEIQDA; encoded by the exons ATGTTGGATATCTTCCGTGGCCTGAAGAGTCTCGTCAAGATCAGCCATGTAAATACCGACTCGCCCGTGTTCCGCCTGCACTACTCGATCACCGTGATCATACTGATGTCCTTCTCGCTGATCGTCACCACGCGCCAATATGTCGGCAACCCGATTGACTGTGTGCACACGAAGGACATACCGGAGGACGTGCTGAACACGTACTGCTGGATCCACTCGACCTACGCGCTCAAGAGCCTGTTCCTCAAGAAGGTCGGCAGCGAGGTGCCGTACCCGGGCGTCGGCAACTCCGATGGCAAGCTGTTTGATAAGAAAATTTACAAGTACTATCAGTGGGTCTGTTTCTGTCTGTTCTTCCAG GCTATACTTTTTTACACACCAAGATGGCTCTGGAAATCgtgggaaggaggaaaaattcaTGCGCTTATGATGGACCTAGACATAGGCATCTGTTccgaaatcgaaaaaaagcaaaagaaaaagctaCTTCTTGACTACCTTTGGGATAACTTGCG ATATCACAACTGGTGGGCTTACAGATATTACGTCTGCGAATTTTTATCACTGTGCAATGTGATAG GCCAAATGTTTCTAATGAATAAATTCTTCGACGGGGAGTTCATGACGTTTGGGCTCGATGTAATAACGCACATGGAGGCTGACCAGGAAGATAGAATGGATCCGATGATCTACATTTTCCCGAGAATGACCAAATGTACATTCTACAAGTATGGTGTCAGCGGAGAA GTTGAGAGACACGACGCCATATGTATTCTGCCACTGAACGTTGTAAACGAGAAGATTTACATCTTTCTGTGGTTTTGGTTCATTATTTTAACGATACTAACTACGTTAACATTATTTTATcgaattattataattttctcTCCACGAATGCGAGTTTATTTATTGCGATTAAGGTTTAG GTTAGTTCGTCGAGATGCTATTGAAATCATAGTAAGACGTTCTAAAATGGGCGATTGGTTTTTATTATATAGATTAGGAGAAAATTTAGATAGTATTATATTTCGTGATGTTATGCAAGATTTAGCGAATCGTCTACATAATAACCAACACCATCGTGTACCTGGTATGAAAGGTGAAATACAGGATGCATGA